From Apium graveolens cultivar Ventura chromosome 9, ASM990537v1, whole genome shotgun sequence, the proteins below share one genomic window:
- the LOC141683361 gene encoding delta(24)-sterol reductase-like, with product MSDLEAPLRPKRKKIWVDYFVNFRWIIVIFVVLPISFTLYFLTYLGDVRSEWKSYEKRQKEHDENVKKVVKRLKQRNPSKDGLVCTARKPYIAVGMRNVDYKRARHFEVDLSTFRNILEIDQERMIAKCEPLVNMGQITRVTVPMNLALAVVAELDDLTVGGLINGYGIEGSSHKYGLFADTVVAYEIVLADGRVVRATKDNEYSDLFYAIPWSQGTLGLLVSAEIKLIPVKEYMKLTYTPVKGNLKELAQGYIDSFAPRDGDQDNDEKVPDFVETMIYNPSEAVCMTGRYASKEEAKKKGNKINEVGWWFKPWFYQHAEKALKNGEFVEYIPTREYYHRHTRCLYWEGKLILPFADQWWFRYTLGWLMPPKVSLLKATQGEAIRNYYHEMHVIQDMLVPLYKVGDALEFVHREMELYPLWLCPHKLYKLPCKTMIYPEPGFELHHRQGDTSYAQMYTDVGVYYAPGPVLRGEEFDGAEAVRRLESWLIENHGFQPQYAVSELNEKSFWKMFDAELYEQCRRKYGAVGTFMSVYYKCKKGRKTEKEVQEAEQAHLETAYAEVDMPVD from the exons ATGTCAGATCTCGAGGCCCCACTTCGCCCTAAAAGAAAGAAGATCTGGGTTGATTATTTTGTCAACTTCCGCTGGATTATTGTCATCTTTGTTGTCCTCCCTATCTCCTTCACATTGTACTTCCTTACCTATCTTGGAGATGTCAGATCAGAGTGGAAGTCCTATGAGAAGCGTCAGAAGGAACATGATGAGAATGTTAAGAAGGTTGTGAAACGCCTCAAGCAGAGGAATCCGTCAAAGGATGGTCTCGTCTGCACAGCCCGGAAACCTTATATTGCTGTTGGGATGCGAAATGTTGACTACAAGCGTGCTCGACATTTTGAGGTTGATCTTTCCACTTTCCGCAACATTCTTGAAATTGACCAAGAGAGAATGATTGCGAAATGTGAACCTCTAGTTAATATGGGACAGATCACCAGGGTCACTGTTCCAATGAATCTTGCCCTTGCTGTTGTTGCTGAGCTTGATGATCTCACTGTTGGTGGTCTCATTAATGGCTATGGGATTGAGGGGAGCTCCCACAAATATGGCCTTTTTGCTGACACTGTCGTGGCCTATGAGATTGTTCTAGCAGATGGGCGGGTTGTAAGAGCCACAAAGGACAATGAATATTCCGACCTTTTCTATGCTATCCCATGGTCTCAAGGGACACTTGGTCTGCTTGTCTCGGCTGAAATTAAGCTGATACCTGTTAAGGAGTACATGAAGCTGACATATACACCCGTGAAAGGTAATCTAAAAGAACTGGCACAGGGATACATTGATTCTTTCGCGCCTAGAGATGGAGATCAGGATAATGATGAGAAGGTGCCAGATTTTGTGGAGACTATGATTTACAATCCTTCAGAAGCTGTTTGCATGACAGGAAGATATGCTTCGAAGGAGGAGGCGAAGAAGAAGGGCAATAAAATTAACGAAGTTGGTTGGTGGTTTAAACCATGGTTCTACCAGCATGCAGAGAAGGCATTGAAGAACGGAGAGTTTGTGGAGTACATTCCAACCAGGGAGTACTACCACAGGCATACTAGATGTTTGTATTGGGAAGGGAAGCTTATCCTTCCATTTGCTGATCAGTGGTGGTTTAGGTATACCCTTGGCTGGTTGATGCCACCCAAGGTCTCTCTGCTCAAGGCTACTCAAGGGGAAGCCATTAGAAACTATTACCATGAGATGCATGTTATTCAGGATATGCTTGTTCCACTTTACAAGGTTGGCGATGCTCTAGAGTTTGTGCACCGTGAAATGGAG CTTTATCCGCTTTGGCTTTGCCCACACAAACTGTACAAGCTACCTTGCAAGACAATGATTTATCCTGAACCAGGATTTGAGCTACATCACAGACAGGGGGACACATCCTATGCTCAGATGTACACAGATGTTGGAGTGTACTACGCTCCTGGACCCGTGTTAAGAGGTGAGGAGTTTGATGGTGCAGAGGCTGTGCGTCGACTCGAGAGCTGGTTGATTGAAAACCATGGTTTCCAGCCGCAGTATGCCGTGTCTGAGCTCAATGAAAAGAGTTTCTGGAAGATGTTTGATGCCGAGCTTTACGAGCAGTGCAGGAGGAAGTATGGAGCTGTTGGAACCTTTATGAGTGTGTACTACAAGTGTAAGAAAGGTAGGAAGACTGAGAAGGAGGTGCAGGAAGCCGAGCAAGCCCATCTTGAGACAGCTTATGCTGAAGTGGACATGCCTGTAGATTGA
- the LOC141686100 gene encoding uncharacterized protein LOC141686100 produces the protein MEAVNKLIKHTLKTKLEERKGNWPEELPKVLWSYNTTPRSIMGESPFMLTYRYEAMVPVKVGSRSLRRDHYTEEDVEVNQRLHLDLLEETRENSQLRLAAYQQRAARYYNKKVKGQLLKVGDPVLRKEKSGHALAKDASILVSITVILRYLSKLKDDAS, from the exons ATGGAGGCCGTAAATAAATtaataaagcataccctcaaGACCAAACTGGAGGAGCGCAAGgggaattggcctgaagaactcccgaaAGTGTTGTGGTCTTACAATACTACACCAAGATCTATCATGGGAGAATCTCCGTTTATGCTCACCTACAGGTACGAAGCTATGGTTCCCGTGAAAGTTGGCTCAAGATCGCTGCGCAGAGATCATTACACAGAGGAAGATGTAGAAGTTAACCAAAGGCTTCACTTGGACCTTTTGGAAGAGACGAGGGAAAACTCACAGCTAAGGCTCGCGGCATATCAACAGCGTGCTGCAAGGTACTACaacaagaaggtaaagggacaGCTGTTGAAGGTAGGGGATCCGGTGCTCAGGAAG GAAAAAAGTGGGCACGCCTTGGCTAAGGATGCGTCCATACTAGTATCAATCACTGTTATTTTGAGATATTTGTCTAAGTTAAAGGACGATGCATCCTGA